The Lutibacter sp. A64 genome segment AAACAAGAAACTTTATAATGTATTAGCAATTTCATTATTGCTTGTATTAACTATTGCAGCCTGTTCCAACTCTAATGATGATGATACATCTGATAATGGTGGAGGTACAACATCTTCAGATTATTTAACCATTACGTTAAAACCTTCAACTGTTTACCAAACAATACACAGTTTTGGAGCATCAGATGCTTGGAGTACGCAATTTGTAGGTAAAAACTGGCCTTTAGAAAAAAGAAATCAAATTGCTGATTATTTATTTAGTTCTGAAACTGACAATACAGGGCAACCAAAGGGTATTGGTTTAAGCACTTGGCGTTTTAATATTGGTGCTGGTAGTGACGTACAAGCAAGTGATAGTGGTATAAGTGACGCATGGAGAAGAGCAGAATCATTTTTAACTTCAAACGGTTATAATTGGGATGCTCAAGAAGGCCAACGTTGGTTTTTACAAGCAGCAAAAGAAAGAGGTGTAAATGAGTTTACAGCATTTTCAAACAGTCCGCCAATTACACTTACAAAAAATGGAAAAGCACACTCTTCTGGCGGTTCTTCAGCAAACCTTGATGCTACTAATTATAGTAATTATGCCGATTTTTTAACAAATGTTATTGAAAATATTAGAGATAATGATGGTATTACTTTTAACTATATTTCTCCTTTTAATGAACCACAATGGGATTGGACAGGCGGACAAGAAGGTTCTCCTTGGTTAAATTCTGAAATAGCAGCAATTACTAGAATTTTAGATGCTAAAATTGAAAGTAAAAACTTAAACACTAAAATTGAAATTACAGAATCTGCTCAATTAAATTATTTATACGAAGATTCTAACAAAAGCGGAAGAGGTTCTCATATTCAAGAATTTTTCGATAGCAGCTCTTCTAACTATGTTGGAAACTTAAGTAATATTGCTAACAAAATTTGTGGGCATAGCTATTATACAACTTCAGGAAATACCACCTTAATTAATACCCGTCAAAATGTAAAAGATCAAGTTGAACAAACAGATAGTTCACTAGAATTTTGGATGTCGGAATATTGTCTTCTTGAAAACAATTCAGAAGTAGAAGGAAATGGAAGAGATTTAGGCATCGATCCTGCACTCTATTTAAGTAAAGTAATTCATACCGATTTAACTGTTGCAAATGCAAGTTCTTGGCAATGGTGGATTGCTTTAAGTCCTTATGATTATAAAGATGGATTGGTTTATATCGACAATGATAAATTTGATGGTGAAGTTTACGATTCTAAATTGCTTTGGGCTTTAGGAAACTATTCATACTTCATTAAAGAAGGGTATCAAAGAATCGATTTAAATAGATCTGATAATAAATCTATAGAACAATCTATTGATGGCTTATTGGTATCTGCTTACAAAAAACCAGACGACTCTAAATATGTTGTAGTATTTGTTAATCAACGAACAATTGAAATTCCAATCAATGTAAAAATTGATGGTAAATCTAATTATTCTGGTAAATTGTATCAAACTTCAGCAGAAGCATCCGATAATTTATCTCCAAAAGAAAGTATCGATAACTCTACTGTTTGGTCAATTCCTGCTAGAAGTATTGTAACAGTAGTTGTAGAATAATTAAACCTAAATATTAAATTAAAAAAAAGCTATAACAACAATTATTTTTTTCATTAAAAAACTTGAAAACATGAAAAAAATTGATATTATTAAAATGAAAATAATTAATCAATAATTTATTAAAAAATGAAACTAAAATACATTGCTATATTCTTAATACTACTGAGTTCGTGTAATAAGAATCATAAATATGCTGATGTCTCTTTTGAAGAACAAGAAATACCAGATTGGGAAAATCCAGCAGTTTTTGGAATAAATAAAGAACAACCTAGAGCCTATTTCATCCCTTATTTAAATAATGATGATGTAATAACAGATAAAGCTAAAAACTCTCCTTTTTATACTTCATTAAATGGAGAATGGGAATTTAATTTAGCAATAAAACCAGATGAAAGACCTTATTATTTCTTTAAAGAAGATTATGATACTTCAGACTGGAAAAGCATAAAAGTTCCTTCAAATTGGGAATTAGAAGGTTTTGATATACCAATTTACACCAATGTAAAATACCCACATGAAAAAACACCTCCTAAAATTCAAGACCATTATAACCCTGTAGGTTCATACCGTACTTATTTTAATATTGACAGTATAGATTCTAAAGAAGTATTTTTACATTTTGGAGCTGTAAGTTCTGCTATGTATGTTTGGGTAAACGGCGAAAAAGTTGGGTATAGCGAAGGCAGTAAAACACCTGCAGAATTTAACATTACAAAATACTTAAAAAAAGGTAAAAACCTTTTAGCTGTTGAAGTTTACAGATGGTCAGATGGTAGTTACTTAGAAGATCAAGATTTTTGGCGCTTAAGCGGTATTACAAGAGATGTTTATTTATTAGAAAGAAACAAAACTCATATTAAAGATTTTTGGTCTCAAGCAGATTTAGACGCTTCTTATAAAAATGGAATTTTTAATGTTGACATTGAGTTAGAAAATAAAACTAATGAAAATTATATTGTTGAAACTATTTTATTAGATAGCGACAAAAAAGAAGTTTATGCAGCATCAAAAAACATAGAAGATGGTAAAACTACTCTAAATTTTGAAAAAACCATTCCAAATGTTCATTTATGGAATGCAGAAAACCCTTACCTATACAATTTAATTATTCAATTAAAAACAGAAGATAGTACCTTAATAGAATCTGTGGGTACCGAAGTTGGATTTAGAAATGTAGTAGTAAAAAACGGACAACTTTTAGTAAATGGAAAAGCTATTTATGTAAAAGGTGTAAATCTTCATGAACATCACGACAGAAACGGTCATTATTTAGATGAAGAAACTATGATAAAAGATATTAAAACTATGAAAATGTTTAATATCAATGCCGTTAGAACGTCACATTATCCACAACCAGAATTATTCTACAAACTTTGTAATAAATATGGTTTATACTTGGTTGATGAAGCAAATATAGAATCACACGGTATGGGAGCTGAACATCAAGGTACTTTTGATACGATTCAACATGTTGCTTATCGCCCAGAATGGAATGAAGCTCATTTAGATAGAATAAAAAGGGCCATTGAAAGAGACAAAAACCATCCATCAGTTATAATTTGGTCAATGGGAAATGAATGTGGAAATGGACCTGTGTTTTTTGAAGCCTATGATTGGATAAAAAATAGAGATAAAACACGCTTAGTTTTATTTGAACAAGCTGGCTTAGAAAGAAACACAGATATTGTTGCGCCAATGTATGCAGGCATTAATAGATTGGAAAGTTATGCGAAAAACCACACAGACAGACCTTATATTTTATGCGAATATGCTCATGCAATGGGTAATAGCGTTGGAAACTTACAAGATTATTGGGGTATGATGAAAAAATATCCAGTTTTACAAGGTGGCTTTATTTGGGATTGGGTAGACCAAGGATTGGTTAAAACAACCGAAGATGGTGAAGAATATTGGGCTTATGGAGGTGATTTTGGATCTAAAGATGTTCCTTCTGATGGAAATTTCTGTTTAAACGGATTGGTAGATCCAGATAGAACACCTAAACCTGCTTTATATGAAGTAAAAAAAGTACACCAAAATATTCAATTTAAAGCAGTTGATTTAAAAAATGGTAAATTTGAAATTACGAACGAATTTGATTTCACAAATTTAAATGCTTATAACTTTTCTTACGAAATAATGTCTGAAGGAGAAGTTATAACAAAAGGAAAGCTTCCAACTTTAAATATTGAACCTACAAAATCTAAAATTGTTGAAATTAAATATCCAGAAATAATTAAATCTGAAGAAGTAATCTTAACAATTTCAGCAACAACTAAAGAAGAGAAAAATTTAGTTCCAAACAACCACGAAATTGCTTGGGAACAATTTAAAATAAATACTCCAAATACTACTTTTAAACTTGAACAAACATCTAAAGTAGTAATTGCTAATGATGATACTTCAATTAAAGTAAGCAGTAAAGAATGTAAAGTTATTTTTGACAAATCAACTGGTATAATGACAGAATTGTACTTTGAAGATACTACTAATATAATCCACGAAAACACAGGATTTACTCCTAATTTTTGGAGAGCACCAATAGATAACGACTTTGGAAATGATCTCCACAAAAGAAGTAAAGATTGGCGTTATGTAAGTAAACACAGAACACTTAAAAGTATAGACTCTAAAATGAATGGAGCCAATGCTATTGTAACAATAAAGTACGATTTAATTAACGAAGCTAATGAAAGTATGGGTACTTTCACCTCTAAATATAGTATAAATGGAAATGGTGAAATACAAGTTGATAATGAATTTATTAAAGCAAACACTAAATTACCAGATTTACCTAGAATTGGTTTAAACATAGTTTTAAACAACAATTTAAATCAAATTAAATGGTATGGAAGAGGTCCTTACGAAAGTTATTGGGATAGAAAATCAGGCGCAAAAATTGGTGTTTATGAAGGAAGTGTTGCCGATCAATATTGGGCTTATATTAGACCACAAGAAAATGGTAATAAATCAGATACACGTTGGGTTAGTTTAACTGATGAAACAGGCAAAGGAATTATTGTAAAAGGAATTCCTACAATAGATATTAGTGCACATCATAACATTATGGAAGATTTTGAATCTTTAGAACGTTCTGATGGAAGACACAGAGATGGAGACATTGTTAAAAATCGCCATACCACAGATGTTCGCCCAAGAGATTTAGTTTCTTTAAATATTGACTATAAACAAATGGGTGTTGGAGGCGATAATAGTTGGGGAGCACATACGCATCCAGAATATAAACTATTAGATAAAAAATACACGTATTCATTTATACTAAGTAGTACTGAAAACAAAAAACCTTAATACTTTTTTTATTACTACACTGTAAAAAGAGGCTGTTTAATTAAATATTAAACAGCCTCTTTTTTTTATTACAACCTTTCCTTCTAATTTTATTTCTAAAATAAAAACCAACAAAGTAAACTCTTCCCAAACATCTATGTAATTAAAAAACTACTTTTAATAGCTAATTTTAACTTATCCACTAACTAAACAATATATAAACGTAATAAACTAAACTTTACATTTAAATAATACAAAAGCACCTTAAAAAAATTAGTTTAGCCAATCTAACTAAACACTATAAATGTATTCTAACTTAGAACTTGCGAATCGTATTGCCAATTCTGACCAAACAGCATTTAATATATTATACAATAAGTTGTGGGAAAAATTATATGTATTTTCTCAATCTATTATTATGGATGAAGCTGAGGCAAAAGATATTCTACAAGAAGTTTGGATAGATTATTGGAATAGACGTAAAGAAATCTCTATAAAACACAATATTGAAGCATACCTCTACCAAGCAGTACGTTATAAAACCTATAATATTTTAAGGAATAAAAAGTTTAATACAATTCAATTAGAAGTGAGTTATGAACTTTCTGTAGACGCTTCAATAGAGTTAAATTATGATTTAGAAGAAACTCATCTACGATTAAATAACTATATATCTAAATTACCTTCTAGATGCCAAGAAATTTTCACTCTAAGTCGTAATGAAGGCTTGAGTAATAAAGAAATTGCAGACAAAATAGGCATCTCTATACGAACCGTAGAAAACCAAATTTCAATTGCACTTAATTCAATAAAAAAAAATATGGAGAAAGCAGTTCTCTTGCTTGTGCTTATCTTTAATCTTTAAATCTGCATCTATTTCTTCTTTAAAAATTTGCTTTATTAATTTTAGGTTAACAAAACTCTTAAATATAAACAAATCGTTAAGTCCAAGATTTCAATCGTGAAACCAAGTAGCTATTAGGTACATTATATTAGAAATCACAAAATGACAGAACAAGAATTAAAAAACCTAATCCGTAAGAAACAACAAAAGTCTCTTACCAAAAAAGAAGAAGCTACGCTTTTATCTTTTGAAAAAAAGATGCTTGATAGAAACCGTGCACATGTTTTTTTAGATGAAATACATAAGTCTAAAATAAGCAGTACAATTTATGCCAAAATTCAATCTAAAAAACAAAGCCATATTAGTAATATTTGGATGAAAGTAGCTGCAATTTTAATAATTACTATTTCCCTTGGAAGTATGCATTGGTACCTTTCACCAAATAAAAAGTCTTCTCATAACATGCGTCCTAAAATAACAATGTTACAGATAGAGGCTCCATTTGGTAAAAAAAGAACATTTAATTTACCAGATGGTTCTATAGTAAAATTAAATAGTGGTAGTAAAATTAAATATCCTGAAATTTTTAATGATTCTATAAGAGAAGTAACTCTCTCTGGTGAAGCTTTCTTTGAAATTAAAAAAGATAGTTCACAACCTTTTATTGTAAAAACATCATCTTTATTTACACGTGTACTAGGCACGTCATTTAACATAAAAGCTTATGAAGATGAAGATAACACTATAGTGACCTTAGCAACCGGTAAAATTAGTGTAGGCACCAATCAAAAAGATGAAATTATACTCAACCCTTCTCATCAAGCAATTTTGAATAAAAAAAACAAACGTTTTACAAAACAAAAAATAGACCTCGATAAAACACTAAGTTGGAAAAATGGAATTTTGAGATTTGATAATGAAAAATTAGCTACAGCTATACCTAAGTTAGAAAAATGGTTTAATGTTAAAATAAAGCTTAAAAATAAAAACAGTGCAGCATGTGCATTTACAGGGATATTTGAAAATGCTTCATTAGAAAGCATTTTAGAAAATATAACATTTGTTAAAACAACTTTAAAATACAAATTCATTACAAGTAATGAAATTGAAATTTCAGGATATTGCAATAATTAAAAACCTATAAAATGAGATAAAAAACCTATAAAAAGCAGCCTGTTCTTAATACTTTGGCGAGTAAAACAGACTGCTACAGCTTAACAATAACTAATCAAAGAAATTATTAAACATTTTTTATGAAAATCATCAAACATCCTATTGTCAAAATGGCAACAAAACTGTCTGTATATCTGGCTATCTTATTCTTAGCTAATCCTATATTAGCAAATGAAACCTTTAGTCAAAGCCTTAAAAAAACAAAGATATCAATTTTAAAAACAGACGCAACACCTTTAGAGATTATAAAAGAAATTGAATCAAAAACTAATTATCACTTTGTATATGACCAATCTATTAAAACTATTGACACATTAATTAGTATCAATTCTAATAAAATATCAGTTTTAAATATTTTAGAACAACTATCACGTGAAGCTAGGTTAAAATTTAAGCAAATTAATTCGAGTATCTCTGTCCAAGAAATACCTAGAGTTATTAAAAAAGCTCCAGTACCAAAACTAATATCCGGTACTGTTTCTGATGAATTTGGACAAGCTTTACCTGGAGCTACTATTTTAGAAAAGGGCACTACAAATGGTGTACAATCTAACTTTGATGGTAATTTCAATATAACAGTATCTAAAGAAGATGCAATATTAGAAATTTCATACCTTGGATTTATAGCTCAAGAAGTTGCTGTAAAAAACCAAAGCATACTTAATATAGTATTAAAAGAAGATGCTGCAAAATTAGAAGAAGTAGTTGTAACAGCACTTAATATAACTAGAGAAGAAAAATCTCTAGGATATTCTGTTGCAAATGTTGAAAGTGATGATTTAACTAAAACTGTAACTGGAAACTGGATTAATGGTATGTCTGGTAAAGTTGCAGGGTTAACTTTTGACCAAGCAGGCACAGGGCCAAGCGGCTCTGTAAGAGTTACTTTACGTGGAGATCAATCTTTAAACTATGGAAATAACGAAGCTTTATTTGTTGTTGATGGCGTTCCTATAACATCTGGAATAACATCTACTAGAAGTGTAAGTAACTATGCGCAAGGAGATGCCCCTATCGATTACGGTAACGGTATTAGCGATATTAACCCAGATGATATTGCTTCAGTATCTGTATTAAAAGGACCTGCAGCGGCAGCATTATATGGATCTAGAGCCGCTAACGGCGCAATTTTAATAGTTACTAAATCTGGAAAAAAAACTAAAGGAATTGGTATTACAGTAAACTCATCTGTTACTTTCGACGAAGCGGGCTATTTTCCAGATTTTCAAACTGAATATGGAAATGGTTCTGATATGGGACAAAATGAGTTTTCTCTTTGGGAATTAACTCCAGAGATGACTTCTGATGGAATAGCAATTCCTAGACATTATTCTAGATATACTTTTGGTGAAAAATTTGACCAAAACACATTACGTTATACATATGCTTCAAAAAATTGGGAAACAGGAGAATTTACTAAACTACCTTGGACTTATAAAGATGACTGGTATAAAGGCTTATTTCAAACAGGAATAACTAAAAGTAATACAGTTAGCATTAGTGGTAACAATGGTAAAGGAACTTCAACACGTTTTTCTATTACAGACTTTAAAAACGAATGGATATTACCTAATACAGGTTTTGATAGAAAGTCAATTTCTTTATCTCTAAACACACCAATAACTGATAGAATAAAATTAAATACAAAAGTTAATTACACCCGTAAAGAGAGTGATAATATGCCTGGTGGTGGGTATAATGAAAACAACCCAATGTATGCTTTAACTTGGGGTTTTAATACAAATAGTATAAATAATTGGAAAGATGAATATTTTCAAGGTAGATATAATTATGCCAATTGGTCTTCTCAGGGTTCAAATGGTCAAGGATTAGTTTTTCCTTCTTCCAGTAGTTTTAACCCTTACCGTTCTCTTTATGAAGAATTAAACACACAAGACAAACATCGTGTTTTTGGTAATATTGGTTTTAGTTTTGATTTAATGAAAGGACTTACTTTAGATGTTAGCTCAGGCTTAGATTGGTCAGATGAATATAGAACACAACGTAGACCTTTTTATACAGCCGATTATCAAAATGGCTTTTACAGAGAACAAACTGTAAGAGTAATTGAGAATAATAATGAAGCTATGTTGCGCTTTACAAATAATGAATTAGCACAGGGTAAATTTGGTATTACAACTTTGGTAGGTGCTAATAATAGAACAAACGAATATTATAATAGTAAAATATCGTTAAGTCAGCTTGGAGAAGAAGGAATATATCATACTACAAATTTACCAACCGGTGTAATTCCTGACCCATACAATTATAGAACAAAAAAAGTTGTAAATAGTCTTTATGGATTGGCTTCTTTAAGTTGGGACAACACATATTATTTAGATATTACAGGTAGAAATGATTGGTCTAGTACACTTTCAAAAGACAATTGGTCTTTCTTTTACCCATCAGTTGCGGCTAGTATTTTAATCAACCAAATTTTTGATTTTAAATCAAACGCTCCTTGGGTTGATTTTACAAAATTACGTTTATCTTGGGCAAATGTAGGAAACGATACTTCTCCTTACTCTTTAGACCAATACTATTCTACTTCATCATATTCGGGTGGATATACTTTACCTGGCACAATTCCAGATCCATTAATTCAACCTGAAAATGTAGAAAGTTGGGAAACTGGTTTAGAAGCCAAATTGTTTAAAAATAGAATTTCTTTTGATGTCACCTTGTATCATTCTTCTACAACAAATCAAATTGTTTCTGTTGGTGTAGATCAAATCACAGGTGCAACAGGCTTAAAAATTAATGCAGGTGAAATTACCAATCAGGGTATAGAAGTTTCTGCTCATTTTGTTCCTATTAGAAGTAAAGATTTTGAATGGTCTATCGATGCTACTTGGTCAAAAAATAAAAATAAATTAGTTAGCTTACAAGATGGATGGGACCCTAACGAACCACTTCAAACAGATATGGGAACCACTATTGGAAGTAGAGTTTATGTTTATTCTTATGTTGGTGAAGAAATGCACCAAATATACGGCCGAGGATTTCAAAGAGCTCCAGAAGGTTCAACATATATAGATGAAAATGGTAATGAAGCAGATGCCTCAGGAATGCATCTAGTAAATTCAAATGGTTATCCTATTCTTGATGAATCACCTGACAAAAAAATTGGTAGTGTTAACCCAGATTGGAGAGGTGGTTTTATTCAACGTTTTAGATATAAAAACATTTCATTAAGTGCTAATTTCACTGGTCAATTAGGAGGTCACACTTATTCGGTAACCAATTTTGCACTTTCATATCAAGGTAAGCTTAAAAATTCGTTAGAAGGTAGATACGATGGACTAGTTCATGAAGGCGTAAATGCAATTACAAATGAAGATGGAACAACATCATATACCCAAAACACTACTGTAACCAATAGCATACAAACTTACTACAATTCTTATATTTGGAACAGAAACAACACTGAAACGAATACTTTTAGTAATTCTTATTTAAAACTAAAAGAACTGCGTATTGATTATAAATTACCTCAAGAAATTTTGAAAAAAACAGGATTTTTAAACGATTTAAGTATAGGGGTTTATGCTACAAATTTATTTTCAATTACAGATTTCCCACAATATGATCCAGAAACAGGTATGTTAAATGGTTCTAATATTTATAAAGGTATTGAAACTATGTCTTTTCCAATGACAAGATCTTACGGTTTTAACGCAAAATTTTCATTCTAATATAATCAAGAAATGAACAAATTAAAAATAGTGATAGCAACAAGTTTACTTGCAGTTTTTATAAATGCATGTACAAACGATTTTGAAGATATAAACACAAACCCAAACACCACTAATGTAGGTCAAATACAAGCAAGTGGTATGTTTGAACCTTTACTATATAATGGTGCTAAATTCTGGCAAAATTACACCTGGTATTGGAACAATGAACTTATTCAATTTACAGCCTTTACAGGTGGAACTACAAGGCAAGAGCACCGCTACTTTATTAGCGATGGAAATTGGCAAAGTGTATGGAATGCCTACAGTCGCTATGGTAATAATGTTTCTCACATGTACGATTTAAGTATTGAAGAACAAAACCTTGCTTTAGAAGCAATTGCGCTTACTCTAAAGGTTTTATATATGTCTAACCTTACTGATATATTTGGAGACATACCATATTCTGAAGCATTTACAGCCCGTAAACTTAATGGTACAACCAAACCAAAATTTGAAACACAAAAAGAAGTTTACGAACAAATGTTTGCCGATTTAATAGAAGCCAATTCAATATATTTAACAAAACCTGTTTTTGTTAAACCTTCTTTAGATGGTATGTATGGAGGGTCTATAGAAAAATGGCAAAAATTCAACAACTCGCTATACCTTCGCTTATTAATGAGAGTAAGCGGAAGAAGCGAAATGAATTCTGGGGCAAAAATCTCAGAAATATTAAATAATCCTTCAACATATCCTATTTTCACATCTAATGCCGATAATGCAACTGTAGTATTCTCTGGTAGCGACCCTTATAGAAGTCAATTTGCAGATACAAACGAAGGAAGTTTTACCAGCTCTGGAAGAAAATTAACAGAACAGCTTATTAAAATGACTGTGTTAACTGATAGCAACAATAACGAAATATTTACCGACCCTCGTTTATCAATTATTGGTAAAAAAAACACCAATATAAATGTTAATCCAAATAATATATGGAAAGGTACCATAGCTGGTTGTACAGAACAAGATCAAAGTGAAGCAGACCGTGGAAGTTCTTGGTTAAACACAGCTGTATTAGGTAGAGTAGATACTCCGGGAACCTTTATGGATTACGCCGAAGTTCAATTTATTTTAGCTGAAGCGACTTTAAAAGAATTAATTTCTGGAGGAGAATCTTCTGCAAAATTATATTATGAAAAAGGAGTTACAGCTTCTGTTGAAAAATGGGCTGAACTTGGACAATTCAGTGAAATACCTGTTACTATTAACGAAACAGATATCTCAGCTTTACTTGAGTCTGATCTAGCTTCATGGGATAAATCTACTAATAAAAATGAGTTGATTGGTAACCAGAAATACTTGGCTTTATTTTGGATTGGTATGGAAGCTTACCATGAATATAGAAGAACAAACTACCCTAAATTAACCATTGGAGAAGGAACCGTATTTAATGATTACATCTTACCAACAAGATTTGCATACCCAACAACAACTTTAGCCACTAATGCAGTTAACTCTGAAGAAGCTATAAATAACATGGGAGGGAATGACATGAAAACCCCTATTTGGTGGAGTAAACAAGCTATTGGAGGTAACTAAAAAATAAAAAAACGATGAACACAAATAAGATATTTAATTTAAGAGAAAAATTAAAATTGGTATTTATACTATCAATTTTTTGCATAGGAATATTTAGTTCTTGTACTAAAGATGAAAATGAATTACCTGAAGAAGCTTATTTTCTAATTGAAGAAAATCCTACAGGAATTTTAGCAGATACCCAAGGAATTACCCAAAGTTATGTTGTAAGATCTAATAGACCTTGGAAAATAAAACCTGAACAAGAAATAAATTGGGTAAAAGTTTTCCCTAACGAAGGTGAAGATGACGGTATTTTTAAATTTATTATAGATGAAAATATAACGTTTGATGCTAGAAATATTAACTATTCATTTATTGTTGATGGTACTGAGCAACCTGTTCTATTTAGAGTTGAGCAAGTTGCAAATATTCCATTTATTGTGGTTGATGAATCTGAAAGTGGCGTTTCAATACCTTCAGCACAAACCAATTTTTCTATTAATGTAAAAGCTAATGTTGAATGGACATATACTTTAAGTGATAGTAGTTGGCTTTCTGAAAATACCATCTCAGAAAATGAGCTTACAATAAACGCAGAAAAAAACAAAGGTGAAACCCGCTCAACAACATTAACAATTAATTCTATAGAATACCCAAATTTAAATAAAGAAATTACCATTACTCAATCTTCTGGAAATGTTATTTTAGAAGAAAATTTTGATTGGTTAAACTACGGAAGTACTATTTTTTATACTTACTCTGGAGAAGTTAGAATGGATACTTGGACTATTGATGAAATGAATAATGGTTGGAATAGTACTGAAAATGTAGATTCAAGTAACCAAAAAGTGGTATATGCCCGTACAGGATTTTTAAAACTAGGTAAAACAGGATATGGAGGAGATTTAATTTCACCCTTTCTTACAGAATTAGAAGAACCAACAAACTTACTAGTAACTTTTAAAGCAGTTCCTTATCAAACTAAAGCTGGCACACAAGACGACAATACATTAAGAGTTAGTGTAATTGGCCCTGGTGCAACAAGTGTAAATTCAATTACAATTGATAATTGGCCAGATTATGAAACAGACCCTAACTGCACTACTATATGGCAAGACGAGGCTTCAAATTACCAGTTTACTATTACTGGCGCTACTGCAGAAACACAAATAAAATTTTTAGGAGGTGATTATTACTTAAAAGACATTGGAAAAGGCAAAAACCGAATTTTTCTAGATGAAATTAAAGTGAAAATTATAGAGTAATAAATAACTATTTTAAAATGAAACAAACACGAAGAAAATTTATTAAAATAGGTGGTTTAACTACTGTTGCTAGTTTAAGCGGAATAGGACTCACTTTTGCTAGCTGCCAAGACGATACAGAGCTTGAAATTAATGACTTTATTATAACTGGAGTTTCTATTCCCTCGAGTATTGATATTGCAATCGGAGAACCTGTAGTGCTAACCGGCAAAGGTTTTGTAATAAATGACCAAATAGAGTTAAAATCATCAATAAATTCTGACATTATTTACACTGCTAATATTATAGATGTAACAGATAAAACAGGAACCTTTATTATTCCTGATGATTTTTCTACAGGAAATTATAGCATTAGA includes the following:
- a CDS encoding BACON domain-containing protein; protein product: MNTNKIFNLREKLKLVFILSIFCIGIFSSCTKDENELPEEAYFLIEENPTGILADTQGITQSYVVRSNRPWKIKPEQEINWVKVFPNEGEDDGIFKFIIDENITFDARNINYSFIVDGTEQPVLFRVEQVANIPFIVVDESESGVSIPSAQTNFSINVKANVEWTYTLSDSSWLSENTISENELTINAEKNKGETRSTTLTINSIEYPNLNKEITITQSSGNVILEENFDWLNYGSTIFYTYSGEVRMDTWTIDEMNNGWNSTENVDSSNQKVVYARTGFLKLGKTGYGGDLISPFLTELEEPTNLLVTFKAVPYQTKAGTQDDNTLRVSVIGPGATSVNSITIDNWPDYETDPNCTTIWQDEASNYQFTITGATAETQIKFLGGDYYLKDIGKGKNRIFLDEIKVKIIE
- a CDS encoding SusC/RagA family TonB-linked outer membrane protein, producing the protein MKIIKHPIVKMATKLSVYLAILFLANPILANETFSQSLKKTKISILKTDATPLEIIKEIESKTNYHFVYDQSIKTIDTLISINSNKISVLNILEQLSREARLKFKQINSSISVQEIPRVIKKAPVPKLISGTVSDEFGQALPGATILEKGTTNGVQSNFDGNFNITVSKEDAILEISYLGFIAQEVAVKNQSILNIVLKEDAAKLEEVVVTALNITREEKSLGYSVANVESDDLTKTVTGNWINGMSGKVAGLTFDQAGTGPSGSVRVTLRGDQSLNYGNNEALFVVDGVPITSGITSTRSVSNYAQGDAPIDYGNGISDINPDDIASVSVLKGPAAAALYGSRAANGAILIVTKSGKKTKGIGITVNSSVTFDEAGYFPDFQTEYGNGSDMGQNEFSLWELTPEMTSDGIAIPRHYSRYTFGEKFDQNTLRYTYASKNWETGEFTKLPWTYKDDWYKGLFQTGITKSNTVSISGNNGKGTSTRFSITDFKNEWILPNTGFDRKSISLSLNTPITDRIKLNTKVNYTRKESDNMPGGGYNENNPMYALTWGFNTNSINNWKDEYFQGRYNYANWSSQGSNGQGLVFPSSSSFNPYRSLYEELNTQDKHRVFGNIGFSFDLMKGLTLDVSSGLDWSDEYRTQRRPFYTADYQNGFYREQTVRVIENNNEAMLRFTNNELAQGKFGITTLVGANNRTNEYYNSKISLSQLGEEGIYHTTNLPTGVIPDPYNYRTKKVVNSLYGLASLSWDNTYYLDITGRNDWSSTLSKDNWSFFYPSVAASILINQIFDFKSNAPWVDFTKLRLSWANVGNDTSPYSLDQYYSTSSYSGGYTLPGTIPDPLIQPENVESWETGLEAKLFKNRISFDVTLYHSSTTNQIVSVGVDQITGATGLKINAGEITNQGIEVSAHFVPIRSKDFEWSIDATWSKNKNKLVSLQDGWDPNEPLQTDMGTTIGSRVYVYSYVGEEMHQIYGRGFQRAPEGSTYIDENGNEADASGMHLVNSNGYPILDESPDKKIGSVNPDWRGGFIQRFRYKNISLSANFTGQLGGHTYSVTNFALSYQGKLKNSLEGRYDGLVHEGVNAITNEDGTTSYTQNTTVTNSIQTYYNSYIWNRNNTETNTFSNSYLKLKELRIDYKLPQEILKKTGFLNDLSIGVYATNLFSITDFPQYDPETGMLNGSNIYKGIETMSFPMTRSYGFNAKFSF
- a CDS encoding SusD/RagB family nutrient-binding outer membrane lipoprotein, with the protein product MNKLKIVIATSLLAVFINACTNDFEDINTNPNTTNVGQIQASGMFEPLLYNGAKFWQNYTWYWNNELIQFTAFTGGTTRQEHRYFISDGNWQSVWNAYSRYGNNVSHMYDLSIEEQNLALEAIALTLKVLYMSNLTDIFGDIPYSEAFTARKLNGTTKPKFETQKEVYEQMFADLIEANSIYLTKPVFVKPSLDGMYGGSIEKWQKFNNSLYLRLLMRVSGRSEMNSGAKISEILNNPSTYPIFTSNADNATVVFSGSDPYRSQFADTNEGSFTSSGRKLTEQLIKMTVLTDSNNNEIFTDPRLSIIGKKNTNINVNPNNIWKGTIAGCTEQDQSEADRGSSWLNTAVLGRVDTPGTFMDYAEVQFILAEATLKELISGGESSAKLYYEKGVTASVEKWAELGQFSEIPVTINETDISALLESDLASWDKSTNKNELIGNQKYLALFWIGMEAYHEYRRTNYPKLTIGEGTVFNDYILPTRFAYPTTTLATNAVNSEEAINNMGGNDMKTPIWWSKQAIGGN